Genomic window (Arcobacter aquimarinus):
TCGCTTAAATTTACTGGCTTTTTGGGAATTTGTGGGATTATTTTTATAACTTCTCTTAATGTATCTATTGTTATAGATTGAGCTGTATGTTCATTTTTTCTATCTTTTATAAATTCTGTTAATATCTCTGATATTTTTTTTACTTTTGCTCCATTTGTTTTTGAATCTTCTAAAATTTTATCTGTATAATTACAATAATTATATAAAAAATCTTTCTCTATCTCTTCTATTGATTTATATTTTTGTTTTTGTTCATGTGTATATGAAGTAGAATGTATGTTATTTGCTTCTGTATTGAATGATTTTTCATTTAGGGGTATAAAATTATCTCCAAATCTATTAAGAGCCCTTTGACGGTCAATTTTGAGTATTTGTGCTTCTGTTTTGAATAACATACTTAAAAAATCTAATAAATCTTTCTCATTTGTTGATGTTCTTAATCTATTATATAACTCTTTTAATTCTGTGGTGCTTCTTTTTACTATATCTTTTCCGTGTTTTTTAAGTGGTGTTTTAATTTGTTGATAACTTCCTACGGCTAAATGCTCAAAAGTTTGTAATGCTTTATCTATAACTTCTGGTTGCCCTCCACTTAATTTGATTTTACCTAATATTGGGTCTTCTTTTTCAATTTTAAATAATTCTGATAAATGATTGTGTCTTAATTCTTCCAATTGTTTATTTTCTACAAGTGCTTGTTCTTTATAATTATCTAAAACATTTATAATCTCTGTTATATTAAAAGGCAATGGTTTTCCTTGGCTCTTGATATATTCAAATATATCTCTTGTTAATTTGTTGAAGATTATAACTAATTTAGAAGCTTTTTTACAATTAGTATGTTTTGTATTGAATGAATAAAAATAGTCTGTGTTGGGGATTCTTCTTTTATAAAAATAGTATCTGTTCTTTTTATATAAATACATAATATTTCGCCTTTATTAAGACAAAACATTCTTAAAGTTACCTAAAATGTTCTCCATTTTTTAAGTGATTTTTAATAATCAAGAAAATGTTATCTAATTTGATAATTATGTTATCAACAAAAAAGGATAACAAAATAGCCTAAAACAGGGAACAAATGAATAACATAACGGAAAACAAAAAGATTTTATATTTTTTAAAAGCTTGATTTTAAGGGGATTTTGTTTAGAAATGAAAAATGGCAGAGAGCAAGGGATTCGAACCCTCGGAGGCGTGAACCTCGCCGGTTTTCAAAACCGGTACAATCGACCAACTCTGTCAACTCTCTACACATATATGGTGCGAATGGTGAGAATCGAACTCACACTCCGAAACCGGAACGGGATTTTAAGTCCCGCGCGTCTACCTATTCCGCCACACTCGCACATTTTAAGTAAGTCAATTTTAAGTTGTTCTACTTAAATTGGACTGGAATTATAATAGGTTTTTTTTTATTTGTCAAGAGATTTTTAAATAAAATTTGAAATTTATAAAATTTTTTATATTTTAATAAAAATTGAACAGCAATAAATGTATAATCTAAAGATATAATTTATGCATAATTAAAGGATTGAAATTGAGAAGTGATGAAGTAAAAAAAGGGTTTGATAGAACTCCTCATAGGTCATTATTAAGAGCAACTGGTTTAAAAGATGAAGATTTTGATAAACCATTTATTGGAGTAGCTAATTCTTTTATTGAATTAATTCCTGGACATTTTTTCTTGGATAAGGTATCAGCTATTATAAAAGAAGAGATAAGAGCTAATGGCTGTGTTCCATTTGAATTCAACACTATTGGAGTTGATGATGGTATCGCTATGGGACATGATGGTATGTTATTTTCATTACCGTCAAGAGAGTTAATTGCAAACTCTATTGAGACTGTGATGAATGCACATAAATTAGATGCAATGATTGCTATTCCTAATTGTGATAAAATAGTTCCAGGTATGATTATGGGAGCTTTAAGAGTAAATGTTCCAACAGTATTTGTATCAGGTGGTCCAATGGAAAAAGGTTACACAAAAGATGGAACTCCAATTGACTTAGCAACTGCTTTTGAAGCTGTTGGAAAGCATGAAGCTGGTGAAATGAGTGATGAAGAGTTAAAAGATATCGAATGTAATGCATGTCCAAGTGGAGGTTCATGTTCAGGTATGTTTACAGCTAACTCTATGAATACACTTATGGAAGCAATGGGGATTGCATTACCAGGTAATGGTACAATCTTGGCTTTAACTCCTGAGAGAGAAGAGTTATATAGAAAAGCTGCTAGAAGAATTTGTGAAATTGCATTAGATGAAGCATCAAGAGAAAAATATAAATTAAAAAATATCTTAAATGAAAATGCGGTTAAAAATGCATTTGCAGTTGATATGGCAATGGGTGGAAGTTCAAACACTGTATTACATATGTTAGCTATTGCTAAAGAAGCAGGTGTTAATTTTGAATTAAAAGACATTAATGCTATTTCAAAAAAAGTTTCTCATATTGCTAAAATTTCTCCATCTTTATCTACTGTTCATATGGAAGATATCAACAAAGCTGGTGGTGTAAATGCTGTTATGAAAGAGATGTCAAAAAGAGGTGATGATATTTTAATGGAAAACCTTACAATCTCTGGAGAAACTACTTTAGAAAAAATCAAAGATGCTTACATCAAAGATACAAATATTATTCACACTATTGATAATCCATATTCAGCGGTGGGTGGATTAGCTATTTTATATGGAAACTTAGCTGAGCAAGGTGCTGTTATTAAAACTGCTGGAATTACTGGTTCTAGAGTATTTACAGGGAAAGCTGTATGTTTTGATGGACAACCAGAAGCAATTAAAGGAATTGTATCAGGAAAAGTTCAAGCTGGTGATGTTGTAGTTATCAGATATGAAGGTCCAAAAGGAGGTCCTGGAATGCAAGAAATGTTAGCACCAACTTCTTTAATCATGGGAATGGGACTTGGAGATAAAGTAGCATTAATCACAGATGGAAGATTTAGTGGAGCTACAAGAGGAGCATCTATTGGTCACGTAAGTCCTGAAGCAGCTGAAGGTGGAATGATTGGATTACTAAAAGATGGTGATGAAATTCATATCGATGTTGACCAATATATCTTATCTGTAAACTTATCTGATGATGAAATAGCAAAAAGAAAAGCTGAATTTAAACCATTAAAAAAACCACTTAATTCTTCTTGGTTAGGTCAATATAGAGCACTTGTAACAAATGCAAGTAGTGGTGCTGTTTTAAAAACAGATTTATAACGATTAAATAGGGAATTTTTCCCTATTTTAATTAACTTTTTATTAACTTTTTATTGGAAAATAGTTTACTCTTATACTTTACAATGTCAATATAATAAATTCAAAAAGGATATAAAAGTGAAGAAAAAACTTTTACTAATTTCTACGCTGATTGCAACACAATTGTTTGCGAAAACTATAGATTTTGAAATGATGGATAAAAATCCAACAAGAATAGCTCCAAATACAACAAATGAAATTTTGTCTTTTAATAGCAGTATAAAAGATTCTGTACACTCTATTGTTAATATTTCTGCAAAAAGACATGTGGATACAGGCTTAGATACTTTACCTTTACAAATGTTTAATGACCCATTTTTCAAAAGATTTTTTGGTGATCAATTTGGAAATCAATTTAAACAAAATAGAGTTCAAAGATCTTTAGGTTCAGGAGTAATCGTTTCAAAAGATGGTTATATAGTTACAAATAATCATGTTGTTGAAAATGCAGAAGAGATAACTGTAACAATCGGTGATGATACAACAGAATATAACGCAAAACTTATAGGTCGAGATGCAGATAGTGATATTGCTGTAATAAAAATAGATTCTGATGTGAAATTAACTCCTATCAAACTTGGTGATTCAAATAGCTTAATGGTGGGAGATGTTATTTTTGCTATTGGAAATCCATTTGGAGTGGGAAGTACTGTAACTCAAGGAATTATTTCAGCTTTAAATAAAAATAAAGTTGGAATAAATAGATATGAAAATTATATTCAAACTGATGCTTCAATAAATCCTGGAAATTCTGGTGGTGCATTGGTTGATAGCCGTGGAGCTTTAATTGGAATTAACACAGCTATCATCTCAAAAAGTGGTGGTAATAATGGAATTGGATTTGCAATTCCTGTTGCAATGGTTAAAGATGTTGTTGAAAAACTTGTAGCAGATGGAAAAGTAACAAGAGGTTACTTAGGTGTTGCTATTGGAGAATTAGATAATGATTTAGCAAAAGTTTATAAAAGAAAAGAAGGTGCTTTAGTTCTAGATATCTCAACTGAAACTCCTGCAGCTAAAGGTGGTTTAAAAAGAGGAGATTTAATCTATTCTATAAATGGTAAAGCTATAAAAGATAGAACTTCTTTACAAAATACGATTGCATCATTCCCACCTGATGAAAAAATTAAATTAGGTATTGAAAGAGATGGGAAAGATATATCTTTAGATATAGTTTTAGGAGATAGATCAACTTTAGTTCAAATTCAATCTGATAACAATACTTTCCTTGGTGGTTTAAAACTAAGTGTTATTGACTCTCAATTACAAAAACAGTTTAGATTACCTGTTGATTCAGCTGGAATATTAATTTCAGATGTAGAACCAAAATCAAATGCTGAAAAAGTTGGTTTTCAAGCTGGAGATATTATAGTTCAAATTGAAGATGTAGAAATTAAGAATTTTACAAATATAGAAACAGCTTTAAAAAAGTATAATAAGAAATATAAAAGAGTTTATGTAAATAGATATGGTCAAACTATTCTATTTGTAATTCAATAAAAAGGATTTCCCATTATTAAAGTACTTATGATAGAAGATGATTTAGAATTAGCTCAAATCATCACTGATTATCTAAAATCATTTGATATTGAAGTTATCAACACAGATAGTCCATACAATGGACTATCTATGCTTAATGTACATAAAGATTATCAACTAATAATTTTGGATTTAACTCTTCCTGAAATTGATGGGTTAGAACTTATTCCAAAAATAAGAGAAAAATCTAATATTCCAATTATTATAAGTTCAGCACGAGATGATATTTTGGACAAAGTTATGGGATTAGAAAGAGGAGCAGATGATTATCTTCCAAAACCATATAATCCAAGAGAACTTCAAGCAAGAATCAAAACTATATTAAAACGTGTTGATTTACAAAATGAACCTAAAAAAACTGAACAAAATTCACTTTTTGAAGTAAGAGAAGATGATATGCAAATACTTTTCAAAGGTGTTGCTTTAACTCTTACATTAGCTGAATATGATATTTTAAAGCTACTAATTCAAAGAAATCATGGTGTTGTGGCAAGAGAAGATTTCATTTACGCAAGTGACAATATTGAAGATGAATCTTCACTTAAAAATATTGATGTAATTATTTCAAGAATTAGAACTAAATTATCAAAAATTGATGATAGTCAAACTTATATCAAATCAGTAAGAGGTATTGGATATCAGTTAGTATGATAAAAAATATCTCTATTTCCACTTTTGTAAATATCATATTTACGTTGGCTTTTATCTCTATTTTTATAACTTTTGCAATGTTTATCAATTATGATAAACAAAAACATGAACTTTCACTTCAAAATAGATATGAATTAATAGCAGAAAATTTTTTAAGTACATTTCAAAGTCATCCAACTTTTGAAACCCTGCTTGCTTTATACAAAAAGTTTCAAGTTATACCTATTGAAGAGAGAGAAGAGAAACTTGAAATAATAAAAAATGCTCAAGAATTAACAATAACACAAAATTTTTTAGGAACATACAGAGTTTATAAATATAATGATGTTTACTATATCTATGTACAACAATTTGGCTATAACGTTATGCTAAAAGACTCTACAAATCACAACTATAGTATGGCTTTTATTGTTATTGGATTTACCATATCTTTGTTTACTTTTTTATTTTTATATGAAATTTTAAAAAGAAAATTACATCCATTAAAAGTGCTAAATAAACAACTTATTGCATTTTCAAATGGAAATAAAGATATAAAGCTAAACTATACGAGTAACGATGAAATAGGAACTATTGCTAAAAGTTTTAATGAAGCAATAAATATCATAAATAATCAATCAAAATCAAAAGATTTATTTATGCGAAATATGATGCATGAATTAAAAACTCCTATTACAAAAGCTATGTTTATTGCTGAAACTTTAAATGATGATAACAAAAGAGAGACCTTACAAAGAGCCTTTAAAAGAATGGATGATATTATCAAAGAATTAGCAACAGTTGAAAAATTAACTTCTAAAAACACTATGATTTTTAAAGAAGAGAGCTCTTTTTTCAAAATATATACAAAAACTTTAGATTTAATGATGGTAAATCCTGAAAATATTGCTGCTAAAATCAGAGATTTTAAATTTGAAGTTGATACTTATATGATGTCTATTGCTTTAAAAAATCTTATAGATAATGCTATAAAATTCTCACCAAATAAAAAAGCAATTATAAATGCTTCAAAAGAGAAAATAGAAATTAGCTCTTTAGGGGAGCCTTTAAGTCATGAACTTTCTTATTATACAGAAGCCTTTTCACAAGAAGAAAAAAGAAGTGATGGTTTTGGATTAGGACTTTATATCGTAAAAACTGTTGTAAATTTACATGGATTTAAACTAGAATATAAATACGAAGGTGGAAGAAATTACTTCATCATAAATATGATGAAGTAACTCTTCTTTAAAATTTAAGACCTTACATCTTTCATAACTTCAAACCAATTTGTGTTGAAATTCTTTTTTATATATTTAGCCCTATGGGGCACGATACAGCCTGAACAATTTTGATGAATATAATCTTCACCTATGTATTGTGCTCCATCTCGTGAATTTATATTACAAACAGAATATAGAGTTTTTCCATCCGCTGTTTTTTCAAATCCTTCATCTTTAAATCTAAAATTTGGACAAGCACATAAATAACAATTTAAATCTTCCATATCGTGGCATTTTTTATTATCTTTATAAAGTGGACAAAAATCTGGTTCATTTTTTACCATATTTTCAAATTTAAAATACTCAATAATCTCATCTTTTGATTTATTTGTTAATTTTTTCATTACATTTGCGTGTAGTTCTCCTTGTTTTAAAAACCACTCTTCATAAGTCATACTAAAACTCCTAAAATTAATACAATAATTATAAATATATCCAAACGATTTCTAAGACTTAAAGCCTCTAAAACATCACTATTTTCTATATTTTCTTTTCCATCTCCAAAAAAAGGTTTATTTTTTATCTTTCCAAAATAAGAAGTTGGACCGCCTAGTTTAACATTTATAGCTAGTGCAAAAGCTGATATTGGATAACCTGCGTTTATACTTTCATGTTTTTTTCCATATCTTTTAAACTCTAAAAAAGCTTTTTTACTAAAAAATAGTAAAGCTATCAAAATAGCTGTGATTCTTGAAGGAATAAAATTTACAACATCATCGAGTCTAGCAGAAAATTTACCAAACTTTTCATATTTTTCATTTCTATATCCAACCATTGAATCAAGAGTATTTATAGCTTTATAAATAAATGCTCCAACTATTCCAAAACATAAAAGATAAAAAAGTGGAGCAACAACTCCATCACTTAGGTTTTCAGCATAAGTTTCAATTGCTGCTTTATTTATTTGACTATCATTCAAGTCTGATGTATCACGACTAACTAACATAGAAATTTTTTGTTTTTTTTCTTGTAAATTTTCACTTGTTATAACCTCGTTTACACTATCATAAAGCATTTTAGAAGCTATTGTAAATGATGCTAAAAATCCTTGAACTAAAATATTATCAAACAAAGATAAAAAATATGAGATTATAAAAACTATAAATATAAGAGAAATTGTTAAAAGAAATCCTCTAAAAATAGAATCCTTATAAAACTTCTTTTGAAACCAAGAAATATAATTTCCCATCAAAATAATAGGATGTTTAAAAAACTTAAGTTCTTCATACTCTTTAAAAATCCTATCTAAAATATATGCTATCAAAGCTACTTCATAAAACATTGAACTTACAAATTTCCTATCTTTAAATTTTTTATTAGTGATATAATAAATCAATTGAAATAGTATCATTACTTTATTAAAAGGAGTTCAAATGAAAGTACTACTAACAGGCTCTACTGGATATATTGGAAGAAGATTAAAACAAATACTTTTAAATGATGAAAATATAGAATTAAAACTTCTTGTTCGAAATAAAAAAAGTGTAACTACTTTAGATAAAAACGTTACTATCATACAAGGGGATACTTTTGATAAAGAGAGTTTGAAAGAAGCCCTAAAAGATGTAGAAGTGGCTTATTATTTGATTCACTCTTTAAGTAATGAAAACTATAAAGACCTAGATAAAATCTCTGCTCAAAACTTTCTAGATGTTGCAAATGAGTGTGGAGTAAAAAGAATCATTTATCTTGGTGGGCTTGGAGTTAAAAATGAAAATACAAGTGAACATTTACTTTCTCGTATTGAAACGGGAGAAATTTTAAGCTCAAATAAAAATGTTCAAACTATTTGGTTTAGAGCTGGTGTGATTATTGGTTCGGGAAGTGCTAGTTTTGAGATTATTAGAAACTTAACTGAAAAACTTCCTATTATGACAACTCCAAAATGGGTAAATACAAAAGCTCAACCAATAGCTGTAAGTGATGTTTTATCATATTTACACAATGGTTTGTATTTAAATGAAAAAGAAAATTTGATAGTTGATATTGGAAGTGAACAACTAAGTTATAAAAATATGATGTTAAAAACTGCAAAAGTTTTGGGATTAAAAAGATATTTGATTACCTTGCCTTTTATGAGTATAAATCTCTCTTCTTATTGGCTAAATCTTTTTACGCCCGTTCCTTTTACCGTTGCAAAAGCTTTGATTGAAGGGCTTAAATCAGAAGTAATAATTCAAAATGACCACGCAAAAAAATATTTCCCAAATATAACTCCAATCTCTTATGAAGAGGCTGTAAAAAATGCTATAAATGAGATAGAAGAAAACCAAGTAATAAGCAGATGGAATGACAAAGGAGATGGAGTTTGGGAGAAAAATGCTCAAAATGAAATCTCAAAAGCTGTATTTATAGATAGAAAAGAAGTAGATATTTCACATATAGATGCTTCAAAAGTCTATCAATCATTTATTAGTATTGGTGGAGAAAATGGCTGGTTTGACTTTGATTTTTTATGGGAATTAAGAGGAATTATCGATAAATTAATCGGTGGAGTTGGACTTAAACGTGGAAGAAGAAGCCAATGTGATTTAAGAATTAGTGATTGTTTAGATTTTTGGAAAGTTGTGGATTTACAAAAAGATGAAAGACTTTTACTTTATGCTCAAATGAAAGTTCCAGGGGAAGCTTGGCTTGAATTTAAAATCAAAGATAACAAACTAATCCAATCAGCCTACTTTTATCCAAAAGGAGTTTTGGGAAGATTATACTGGTATGCGTTGGTTCCCCTTCACTATTTTGTATTTAACAATATGATAAAAAGTATAATCAAAAAGGCAAAAGCTCTTTAGCTTATGCTTTTTATTAAATGTTCTACATCTAATTTTGCTTTTAAAGTAGAGATAAAATTATCAACAGTTTGTTTTTTATACTCTTGAAAATCAAAACCTACATAATCAGCTTTTATTGATTTAAAATATTTTGTTCTAAATTCGTTGTTATCAAAAATTTGATGTACAAAAGTACCTTTGAAATTTTGTTTTTCAAAAGATAATGGATATTTTTCACACATTCCATGATGTATTTCAAAACCAGCTATTTTTTCACCAAATAACTCATAAGTTTTTTTCTCTAAAATTTTCTCTTTTTCAAAAATAATATTATCAGGAATAAAGGCAAATCCCTCTTCTTTGATGATTTCTTCATTCTCTATTGCATAAATATCTTCAAGATTCTCAAACATCATCTCATATCCACCACAAATAGCACAAATCTCTTTTTTGTAGTTTTTAATCTGCTCAAAAAGTCCAGTCTTTTTTAACCAAAGCAAATCTTTGATTACAAGTTTACTTCCAGGAAGTATCACTAAATCAAACTTTTCAAGTGAAATGTTGGAACTAACAAACTCCACAAAAACCTCATCATCAGCAATCAAAGGCTCAAAATCATTGTAGTTACTCATATATGGATATGCAATTACTGCAATATCTAGTTTTTTATTTTTGGGTTGTTGAACAAAGTTTTTCAAACTAGCACTATCTTCAAATCCAAGATTAAAAGGCAGATATGGCAATACTCCTAAAACTGGAATCTTGAAATCCTCTTGAATGATTCTAATGCCTTCATCAAAAAGTGTTAAATCACCTCTAAATTTATTTACAATTACACCTATTACATTTTTTCGTAACTTTTCTGGAAGTAGATTATAAACTCCCCAAATAGAAGCAAAAACTCCACCTTTTTCTATGTCTGCTACAAGTATGATTTTTGTGTTATAAACACTAGCTATAAAAATATTTGATAAGTCTTTATCCATAAGATTTAACTCAACGGGACTTCCAGCACCCTCAGCAACTATGCAATCATACTTTTTATCAAGATAATCAAAACATCGCTTAACAGCAGGTTTAAGTAAATCTAAATCTCTATAATATTCTCTCACATCTTTATTAGTTACAACTTTTCCCTCAACTATAAGTGAGGCAGAACTTCCTCGTCCAGATTTTAGTAATACTGGATTTAGATGATATGAAGTAGGAACACCTAAAACCTCAGCTTGAAAATATTGAGCGATTGCTATTTCACTTCCATCATCGCAAACGTGAGAATTATTTGATACATTTTGTGCTTTAAATGGTGTTACTGAAATTCCTAAATCTTGAAGTATTTTAGCTATCACAAAAGTGATTGTTGATTTTCCTGCATCACTTGAAGTTCCGAAGATTGAGATGTTATTCATCTATTAAAATTCCTGTTTCTATGAAGTTATTAATTTTTTGGAATAAAACATTATTTGTCCCAATATAATTAATTTTATATCTATAAAACAAATACCAAATTTTTATATATATTTTATTATCATTTATAAAATCTATTAGTTTGTTTTTTTGTGTCATAGAAGGGGAAGTGGTTATTTCATCAATTATTAAATTTACATTAATTTCTTTTTTATTTAAAATATTAAAAAATTCTTTACTCAAAATTTGAAAATTTTTATCAGATATATAATCTAATTCTTTAATAAAGAAAAGCTTTCCGTCATTCATTTTTTTTTCGATGAAATGACAATGATACAAAATAAAATTAATATTAATAAAAATTAAATATCTTAAAATAGCATCATTCATTTCTTGTTTTTTTTCAATCCATTCAACTAAATTATCCAAAACTTGAATATAGATTCTTGCATTTAATTCTTCTGTTTCTTCAATAGTTTTTAGAATAATTTCTTTATACTTATCTAATACTCTATATCGTTTAATACTAAAAATAGTTTCAAAAAGTTCTTTTATGCTTGGGTCATATTTCAAAAACTTTGATACAGATTTTTCTTTTACTTTTGAAAATACATCTTTTTCTTCACCTTTAAATACATCATCATTTAAAATAATCACTACTTTACAATCAAAGTTTAAAGTTAATTGAGTAATAAATCCAAATAAATCATTTAAATCTATATCTTTTGATTTTCTTTCAAAATCATCAAAACAGATGATTGCACCATTCTTTAATCTTTCAAGAGCAATTCTTTCTTGATTGTCTTTTTGTTCTTCTTTCACACCATTTGCAAATTTTTCAATCTTTTCAGAAAAAATACTTCCATATCTTTTTGTATATTTTGTAAATGTAGAAACTTTTTGTGTAACAATATTTTCTCCACCTATTGCACTAAAATATAATTGTGCGAAAATATCATTTTCAATCTCTTCAATTGAACTTTTACCATACAAACTTACGTAAGAATAAGCACTATTTTTGATACTTAACTCTTTTTTTAATTCATCAGTTGCAATAATCTTCTTCCAAAAATGAGTTTTCCCACTTCCCCATTTTCCTGAAAGCATAATAACTTTACCGTTGTTATTATCATTTAGTAAATATCCATTATTTTCATCAACTAAATATTCTTTTAGGATTTTCGCATTTGCCATCTTAGTCCTTATTTCTTATACGAATTTTCTCTTGATTTCACAGCAACAACAAGTATAATAAGTCTATCTTCCTCTTTTTTATAAATAACCCTATATGTTCTAAGTTTTAATCTATAAAGTTCTTCATTTAATCCTTGAAGTTTTTTTATTTTGCCAGTTTTTAGAAGTTCTTGTTCGTATTCAAAAGAGAAATTATTTGTAAATTCTAAAATTGAATCTGTAATGAATTTAATATTTGCTTTGTCTATTCGTTTGAAATCTTTTATTGCTGTTTTTTTATAAACAACACTATACATCTAAATACCCAATTCTTTTAATAACTCATCATGGCTAATTGTTCCACTACTATCATTTAACCTTTTTTTAGCAAGTTGTATATCTTGATAATCCATATACATCTCAAGGGCTTCACTAATAATTGCTGTTTTCTTTTTCCCTAACTCTTTTGACATTATGTCTAAATCTTCAAGTAATTCTAAAGATAGAGTAAATGTTGTTGGTTTAACTGTTTTATACATAATAAACTCCTTTTATATTGTTTATTATATTGTTTATTATATTTATTGTCAACTAAACATAAATCATTTTTTTAGTCATTCCACCATCAACAACTATATTTTCACCAGTGATAAAACCTCTATTTTTTAGTAAAAATTTTACAGTATCTACTATATCCAAAGAAGTTCCAACTCGTCCGCTTAAGTGTTGTTCATTATCATTTGCAGTTGGTTTATAGTTAATATCTGTATTTATCCAACCTGGACTTATAGAATTTACTTTTACATTTGGTGCTAAACTAGCAGCTAGTGCGTGAGTTAGTGAACTAATTCCACCTTTTGAAGCACTATAACTTTCAGTTCCACTCTCACTCATCAAAGCTCTTGTTGAAGAGATATTTATAATATGCCCTTTGGATTCTTTTAGTAATGATGCAAACTCTTTTGATAAGATATAAGGTGCTGTTAAATTCACACTTATTATCTTTTCCCACTCTTCTATGGTTTGTTCTTCTAGTGATATATGATTAAAAATTGCTGCATTGTTTATTAGTGCATAGATTTTATTTCTATCTTTTTTGATTTTTTCTATAGTTTTTAATAACTGCTCTTTAGAAGATAAATCACACTTATAAAACTTCACTCTATCCATCTTTTTTTCTATTATATCTATATTTATTATTTGATATTTTTTTCTTAAATTTTTTGCTAGTGCTTTTCCTATACCATTTGAAGCACCTGTTATTATGATAGTCTTCATATTCTTCCTAATACTTATACTCTAATTTATTTATAACTAATTTTTTATTTACAAACGGGTCAACAATTGCACTTATTTCATCTAGTTTATATTTCAAAGGAAAACCAATTTTTGAATTTTGGGCTGTACTTTCTAAAATATAAAAAGGTTTATCATTTACATATAAAGCTTTTTTATTTAGTTTTATATCTTCAAAATTTATAATCACAAAAATATGCTCTGGAACTAATACAAAATAAACTTTTTCATAACCACTAACTTTTAAAAGTGAAATCAAAAGATTTGATTTATCATCACAATCTCCAAAATTTTGTTCAACTACATTTTTAGGACTTCGTGCAACACTTTCATTTATTTTATATGGAATTGCTGTAACAAAATCAAGCATTGATTGAACTTCACAAAGTTTGTCATTTTGACAATCTTTTGTTAAATATAAAGCTAGTTTTTTTGTATAGTCATCTTTTCTTACTTGATTTACATAAGTTGCATCACCGATATCTATAAACTGATTTTTCACTATAAAAAATGAAGAAACTATCAAATAAATCACATAAATAATAAAAATAGCAGATAATAAAAAAGAGAAATATTTTAAAAATCTATTGTTTATTAACATATCTCTTC
Coding sequences:
- a CDS encoding SDR family oxidoreductase; its protein translation is MKTIIITGASNGIGKALAKNLRKKYQIINIDIIEKKMDRVKFYKCDLSSKEQLLKTIEKIKKDRNKIYALINNAAIFNHISLEEQTIEEWEKIISVNLTAPYILSKEFASLLKESKGHIINISSTRALMSESGTESYSASKGGISSLTHALAASLAPNVKVNSISPGWINTDINYKPTANDNEQHLSGRVGTSLDIVDTVKFLLKNRGFITGENIVVDGGMTKKMIYV